The segment GGATCAAGAGCGAGTTGGGGCTGGATGGCAAGCCAGACTGACACCCCTGCGCGGCGCGTTGAGCGCGGGTGACCTTGCCCGGGCTCCCTCCTTTTGTGACAATGAACTCCGGCAGCCCGCTCCCTGACCGGCCGCTTCGCGAGGGGCCGGAGGCGATGCCGGATGCTTTCGATCCCGCGCCGAGCCCTGACGGCGGTGCTGCTTGCCGGGGCGGTCATCACGCCGGCGATCGGGGCTGCCGGGTGCACTCCTGCGGCCGTACTGGGGCTGCGGCCGGGCCGGGTGGCCGGGCCGGTCCAGGTGACGCTGGCCATCCCCGCGGCAGCTTTACAGCTTTCGGCCGGCCAGCCGGCGCTCGAGCGGGTGCGCGTCACCCTCGTCAAGGACGCGCACGTGTTGACCCGCGAACAGGGCCTCCTCGCTCCGCCTGAACAGGACGAGGCGCTCTTCAGTTTCACGTTTCAGCAGGTCTACGAGGGGCGCTGGAGGGTGGCGGGCGAACTGGTGGATGCAGAGGGCGACACGGTTTACGCCGGGTCGGCCACCCTCTACGTTGCCAGGGGGCAAACGTCCACCGTGCGGCTCGTGCTCGCAGCCTGCCCGGCGATCTTGCGGGTAAACGTGGACCTCACGGATTACGCACGCGAAGGCAACGTGACCGCGGCGGGCGTCAGACTGAAGGGAAGCGATTCCACCACATTGCGCTCGGCCCGGCCTTCCGCAGCGCTTTCGTGGAGCTTCGAGCGGGAACGTCCCGCGGGCACTTTCGACGTGCAGGTTCTGCTCTACCAGCAGGACGGGACGCTTGAGTTCTCCAGCGACTGGCGCGAAGGGGTGGCGCTGTTGCCCGGCAAAACGACCGGGGTGACGTGGCGCCCGGGCGCCGGCACGGCCATCGTCGTAGGGGAAGTTGACCTCGTGCCCTCGCCCCCGTCCGCAGTGGCCTGCCGCGGGCTTGCCGCCCAGCGTCAGCTGGAGGTTGCCTGGACGGCTCCGGCCGAGCCCGATCTGGCCGGGTACCGGGTCTACCTGCGGCCGCCCGGCTCGACGCTGCGGTTGAAGGCGGAGGTGGGGGCCGGGGAGATGCAGGCTCTCCTGTCCGATCCGGACCTACCATGGGAAACGGGAGGGTCGGCCTACGTGGGGGTGACGGCCGTCGATCTGGCAGGCCAGGAGAGCCTGCACGCCCCGGTCGAGTGCACGATCCCCGCGCCCGGGGCCTAATCCTTGCTGGAGGAGGAAGAGCTGCTGCCGACCGTGGAGTCTTCCTTCTTGGCGGCCTCCTTGTACGACTTGCTGCGATAGTCGGTGACGTGAAAGCCGGATCCCTTGAAGAGGATGTTGACGTTGCGGCTGATCTGGCGCTGCACCGGGCCGCCGCAGGTGGGGCAGCTCTTGAGGGGCTCTTCGGTGATCGACTGCAGCGCCTCGAAGCGCCCGCACTGATTGCAGTGGTACTCGTACGTGGGCATCGCCTACGCAGCACCTCCGCAAGTCCGGGTCTTGTGTGGAAAATAAGTCGGCCTGCCCGCACGCACTCGCGGTGCCGCTCACAGGCAGACCGTCACATCCAGAGCCTAATGATAGTCGCCGGGGCGCCGGCGCGCAAGATCGGCGCGGGCCCGGGTAACCCGGGCCGCCGTCCCTACCAGTACGTTACGGGCGGCCGCCGGCGCACCCTGTAAATCTTGATCAAGATGAGGCCCGTTATGAACCCCCCGATGTGTGCCCACCAAGCGACCCCGCCCACGAGGGTGGGAGAGGTGGTAAGGGCCAGCGCACCGTTCCAAAGCTGGGTGACAAACCAGAAGAGCAGGAAGAATAAAGCGGGTATGTCAGCGATGGTGATGAAAAAGAAGATGGGTACCAGTGTGCTGACCTTCGCCCACGGGTACAACAGCCAGTACCCGCCCAGCACGGCAGCCACCGCGCCGCTGGCGCCAATGGTGGGCGCGGCGGCTCCGGCGGCGACCACGGCCTGTAGAAGCCCGGCGGCCAGCCCGCCGATCAGGTAAAAGGCCGCGTAACGGCCGTGCCCCAGGCGGTCCTCCACGTTGTCGCCGAAAATCCACAGATACAGCATGTTGCTGCCCACGTGGAGCCAGCCGGCGTGCAGGAACATGGACGTGAATAGCGTGAGCCACACCGGCGGAAGCGCTGCGCCGCCAAGCACGCCCATGTCGAGCCCGGCGCCGTCGCCCGACAGCCCCCACAGCCTGGCGGGGATGAGCCCCCACCGGTACAAGAACGCGGATACCGCGTCGCCCAGCGTCACCTCGTAAAGGAAGATGGCCAGGTTGATGGCTACCAGCAGCTTGTTTACGTACGGGTACCGTCGGGTGGGGATATTATCCCGAAGCGGTATAATGGTGCCAACCTCCCAACGGGGGCTGTGCCCAGGTTTGTAGCATGCGCGAAAAGATCTTTCGAGATCCGGTGCACGACTTCATCACGGTGCGGGATCGGCTTCTCGTGCGGGTCATCGACACGCCCGAGTTCCAGCGGCTGCGCCGCTTGCGCCAGCTCGGCACGGCGGCGGGCACTTACCACGGGGCCGAACACTCACGCTTCGGTCACTCCCTGGGCGCCATGCACATCATGGGCAAGGTGCTGGCGCGCCTGCGCCAGTCGGCTCAGCTTGCCATCGACGACGAACTGGAACGACTGGCCCGTGCTGCCGCCCTTTTACATGATATAGGGCATGGTCCTCTTTCGCACGGCCTGGAAAGGGTGCTGACCCCTTCCAGGAGCCACGAGCAGTGGACATATGCCATCCTCGAGGGCCCGACCGAAGTTCACGCCGTGCTGGAAGAGTATGCACCCGGTTTCTCAGGGCGAGTGCTCCAGGTTCTCAAGGGCGAACTTCCCTGCGAGCTCACGTGGCTGCAGCACCTGGTGGCAAGCCAGCTCGACGTGGACAGGATGGACTACCTCCTGCGAGACGCCCTTTACACCGGTGCCTTTTACGGCCGCTTCGACCTCGAACGGCTCATCAACACGCTGACGCTGGCGGACGGCCAGGTGGTGTTCACGTATAAGGGCGTCCCCACTGCCGAGGAATACGTGCTGGCGCGCCATTACATGTACTGGCAGGTGTACTTCCACAAGACGACCCGGGCGCAGGATCTGGTGCTGCGCGCCGCCTGGCGCCGGGCTCGGGACCTGTTCCAGGCGGGCGAGCTTGCGCCCGGCCCGGAGTTGCCCGAGAACCTCGAACCCTTTTTCAGGACGGAAGACCCCCCGCTTGCGGCGTACGTGGCGGTGGACGATTACGACGTGGTGTACGCCCTGAAGCGCTGGCAGCACCACCCCGACCCGATCTTGAGCGACATGGCCGGCCGCTTCATCAGGCGCCGCCTGATCAAGCCCGTGCTGCGCAGGCCGCGTCCGTCCATTCCGGACGAGACGCTGGTCCGGGCCCGGGAGGCGGTCCGGCGCGCCGGATGGGACCCTGAGTACTACTGCCTGCTGGATAGGACGGCGGACGTGGCTTACGACTACTACACGGAGGATGGCCCGCTCTCACGTGGAAGTCCGCCGATGATGGCCGTGGACGAGTTCGGCGAGCTGAAGGAGCTTTCCAGGATGAGCGAGATCATCCGGGCGCTGGCAACCCGGCCCAGAACCGCCGTCAACTTGTACGTTCCGGAAGAGTGCCGGGACGCCGTGCGCAACCTCCTCGCCCCCGAGGAAGACCGGTGAATTCGGCATGAGTGAACACGCCGGCGCGGGGAGCTCGGACCGGCCGAACGCCGGCGAAGTCCCCTCCGAGCAAACCCTGTTGACCCTGGAACGGCAAGCCCGAACGGCAGGGCCGGCCGGAGAAGAGGCGCGCCGCGCCCTGGCCGCCCTGGCGGCGGGCCCTGCGCTGCCCAGGCCTGTCATGAAGGAACTGCGCAGGGTGCTGTACCGGCTGCGTTCCATGGGGATCGAGGTAGAAGGGGCCGAGGCGCCCCGCGCTGAGGGCGGCGCGCGGGCGCTTGTGGTGCAGGCGGCGGCGTCGCGCATCGGCGCCGACGGATCCGCC is part of the Bacillota bacterium genome and harbors:
- a CDS encoding FmdB family zinc ribbon protein, which gives rise to MPTYEYHCNQCGRFEALQSITEEPLKSCPTCGGPVQRQISRNVNILFKGSGFHVTDYRSKSYKEAAKKEDSTVGSSSSSSSKD
- a CDS encoding rhomboid family intramembrane serine protease → MTLGDAVSAFLYRWGLIPARLWGLSGDGAGLDMGVLGGAALPPVWLTLFTSMFLHAGWLHVGSNMLYLWIFGDNVEDRLGHGRYAAFYLIGGLAAGLLQAVVAAGAAAPTIGASGAVAAVLGGYWLLYPWAKVSTLVPIFFFITIADIPALFFLLFWFVTQLWNGALALTTSPTLVGGVAWWAHIGGFITGLILIKIYRVRRRPPVTYW
- a CDS encoding HD domain-containing protein, with the translated sequence MREKIFRDPVHDFITVRDRLLVRVIDTPEFQRLRRLRQLGTAAGTYHGAEHSRFGHSLGAMHIMGKVLARLRQSAQLAIDDELERLARAAALLHDIGHGPLSHGLERVLTPSRSHEQWTYAILEGPTEVHAVLEEYAPGFSGRVLQVLKGELPCELTWLQHLVASQLDVDRMDYLLRDALYTGAFYGRFDLERLINTLTLADGQVVFTYKGVPTAEEYVLARHYMYWQVYFHKTTRAQDLVLRAAWRRARDLFQAGELAPGPELPENLEPFFRTEDPPLAAYVAVDDYDVVYALKRWQHHPDPILSDMAGRFIRRRLIKPVLRRPRPSIPDETLVRAREAVRRAGWDPEYYCLLDRTADVAYDYYTEDGPLSRGSPPMMAVDEFGELKELSRMSEIIRALATRPRTAVNLYVPEECRDAVRNLLAPEEDR